GAAGACATGTTAGGAAAGCtaaatactactactactactgctaataataataataataataataataataataataataataataataatatggtGAGCTGTGTTATTACCCctcccatccatccatatatTAGACATTTTGGAACCAGTCTGAAGTGGACATGTAAATCTAATAGTTTAAAACCTGAGCGCGCGCgcggatgtgtgtgtgtgtgtgtgtgtgtgtgtgtctcagtcaCGTCACTCATGAgtccagcctttttttttgggaCAGACAGGCAGCATCTGCAGATGTGCTCGTGCCTGTCAGCCTGTTGGAGCAGACCGGAcgggatgatgatgatgatgatgatgatgctgctgctgctgcagatcttCTAGACTTCCGGGAATTTATTCCgccccccctccacctccacctcggCCCCCTCGTTTCAACTATGAACGCACTTGTCCCGCAGCCTGCGAGCCGCGGACGTGGACGTGTCGCCGTCTCTCTCCGGGCCGGGAGCCTCTGCTGAGCGCCGGGAGGGACAGGATGGAGCCGCCGAAGCCCAGCGCCTTCATCCCGGTGTGCACCGCCGTCTGCCTCCTGCTCGGCTCTACCTCCATGTTCTTCGTCTTCACGTGAGTCGGGAAGCCAAGTGTTGGACGTGCGCCGTCTGTCCAGCCGCTCGCGCGTCCTCAGataactaaaagacaaaaaacaaccccccccaaaaaattcaGAATATCAGAAATACTCGAATGAAAACGTTTCTATGCGACAACCGAGGCGCTGTAGGATATGAAGCAACTTCCTCTGTTTTTAGTCTATATTAGAGGTTCTCAAATTGCAGTCCGCGGTCCAGATCAGGACCCAAATGAAGTGCTGTCTGGACCCagatctgtctgtctttttatcTGCTTGCACGCgttttactgtatttactgtaatttatttcaGGCTTTTCTAGCATTTCCCACAACTGGGTCGGTCAGTGTGGCGAGTCAAAAAAACCAGCCTGGTTGTCACTAAAAGAGCgttttatgttaaatatatattctaGATCTGTGCTACATGGAGGTGTGGAAAAAAGACGAATCTTTCTTGCAGATCTGAATGGAAAAGCAGTCCGTTTTCGAACGGCTAAGTCAAAAGGGATGATATACTGGCTCGGAGCAGCGTTAAGCGCCGTCGTTTGCCGCCTTCGTGGACCCCATCAGGGTGGGCTCACATCTGGCCTGGTTTGGCTGGTTCAGCTGGGGCAGTAATCTGGGTGGCTGCCCGGCGCAGGACTCACAGTAAGCACAGTTCAGGGGATAAGCCTCCCGCCATCTATTCGTGTCGACGTAcctttatggaaaaaaaaaaacaaaacataacgtGGCAAAAGATTTGGCAGCAGGAAGTCAAAAACTCCTATCAGCAGTGGCTCGAAAATACTTATTTGTGTCACatttgaggggggaaaaaaagctgctggacctgtcattcagttcagtttctttcttAAGTCAACTTTTAAGgattaatctgaagtatttaAAGGTTACAACGCCACTGAAGCTACTGCTGGcatgcaaaaaaaccaaaataaaaataaaacaaattaaatataattctGGTTTATACCCAGAGAATCCAACTCAGATTTGTCTGATGCAGCGGGACACGGCTTAAAATGCTACCCGTCATGTCAGcgcacatgcacacaaagaGAACTCCAAACAAACATGGCCCTCCTGATAGCTGACGCTCCGACCGACGACTCCCTCCTCATCAGTGTGACGGCACTCTGCTGACCCCCCCCCCGACCTCTGGAGCTGTATCTGTCCTAGTTTCTGCCAGCGTTGTCCAGCTGCGCACGCTTTTCCCTGGAATCTGACACCAGACTGAGGGGGTTGCGGGATTAGGGTCTCCTGGCTGGTGCCATCTAGAGACAGAgaaggaaataataaataaataaaatgtctgaattcTCTGAGTTTGTAGGCACAGAACATTTCAATGATTACAATTgaaaaagggataaaaaaaaaaaaaatatgtgcagcTGTGGGATTCAGGTACATTTTGACTTGTGCGATAGCAAAACTCTGTCACAATGACACTTCGGCAGGTagttttgagattttaaaacagatttgttcCAGATACCACTGGGTGAACTCAATTTGTTTGAGAGGGTAAAAATAATCAATGACCTGCTGATGTGAGAGACTGAAAAAGACGGCTTAATTGGAGCTCCGGTGCTGAAGCCGGCAAAAAAACCAAGACGTGCTGCGAGCGAAACGAGAAGGCGATTCAGCTTCTCCCGAGACGACGTTCGAGCTGGAATGGCTTTGCTACAACTGTTTTGAACGGCACAGAGATGAAAACGTCTTGAGTCGTCAGTGTCGGTATTATCAAATATTACAAACTGGCCGAGGAATAAAACTTATGTCTGCAATTAAGCTccttgtttttaacaaacagagttgaagaaatagttcagatcttcagaagtgggtttctgtggaaaggcgtCCAccgttagtatcttacctgttgtagatagcgtTTTGATCGActccagtttggagaaatatggATTCGTTCTGACCAAACTGACGAGATAACGGCTAATCTGAGTgaggctaagaccaaagtggattgttgcccATCTTTAGCCTCATAAAATGTATAATTGGTTCatgtaaacattgttttataaatcttataTACTTAAATTGCAGTAGGTTTTGCATTATATGGttgttccagcagaaatatcataatATACCTGCTAGAAAGTGCAGCTTGATGCTCGCTGCTAGCTGCTGCAATTTATGCTTGCAAAACATGACTTGACATACCATTTCCCGCAAAGTGCAGTGTGAATATTCATGCAAATGTGCACGTTTACATAATTTTATCCTTCAAACCATATTCTaattcctgcagaaacaaaccttGCAGTgatattttatacaaaaaaaaagaagaaaaatagctGTGAGCCCTTTTGTCTGGAAATGTTCATGCAACTGTTAGAGTCAGCAGTTCTGTAAAAGCGTGAATAAGTGCGAGCATGAAAAGCTTTCAAGTCCCTTTTTTTTATCCGTGCAGGGTTGGGAAAGTCAGAGAACAACCTTCAGCTGCAAGGAAGCTCTTTtgttcttctctgcctgataaaATCCACCACTTAGCTATTTCCTGCTTTTGTTCCTCTGACGTTAACTTTTGTTTGGAATAGCCAATAAGGTGTGGCGCACCGTTAGAACCAACATGAATAAGGCCAgaaaaatcccccccccccccgcctcaTTGTTGAATGTGGCGAAGAAAACGTGTCCTGTGAGCAAAACCACAGAGAAATCCATGTCCCATGTTGCAGGCAGAGCTAAAGAGTTTCCAATAAATGGCAATTACATGATGAAAAATGCTAATATGTGCTGTGCACGTGGCGCTTTGTGTTAACAGTCATGCAGTGCTCAGTAATTCCTGTTAGCCTGCATTAGAGCTGGTCAACATTAACTAATATTACCTCCATTAGCTAATGGTCATAGCAGAGCACGCAAAGCTGGAAAACCTCCTGAGTGGATTGAAATGAGCAGCGATTTGGTTTTATCGCTAAAGAATTATTGCTATTTCCTATTTCAAGTCTATTAGAAGGTTGGTTTTTTTCTTAGCTCGCAGGATGtggaaacaaatgaaagaatcTGAGCACATTTAGAGTTCAGAATCATAACACGAGAAAGTGCTTGAACTGTTGTCTTCAAGGTTTGGGCAGAACGGcgacagctctgtcatttctccacgtcagatgatcttagtctaaaactcgaGCATTCCCCTTCAGCATCGCCTTTGCAATTTGGACGTTGTATTCTGCAGTGTCGCCCCATATGTAAGGATTTGCATTGTGGCGTCTGCTGTGCCACTGACCCACTGAGGGGGtggtggggtggtggtgggggatgAAGCCGGTGTGCAGATTGCAGAGCAGCTTACTCTTCGGTGTGATTTATTAGAGATCTGCCCATGCCGTTTCATCAGGCGGGCCTTGTCTTCAGCGTAATGAACCGCCTCTCCCCTGAGGTCCAGATGGTCTCGGACCAGCGGTGGAGGCTGTCCCACTCTGTAATCTGGTTCACGTCTATTTTTAGATTTCAAAAGAGAAAccaactgtgacaaaaaaaaaaaaaaattacccaaACCCTGTCCtcaagctgaaaacaaaaagcagagctGGTTGTGCTGGTTTCCAGTTTGGcttacaggttttattttagcgAACGTGAGCTCAGGTGGGACAAGTAACTTGGACACAAATCCAGATTAAGGCACTTCAGGCGAGTGAAGAATGAAGGAGAGCTCACATTGTGCCTCCTAATCTTTGAAGCAGCGTCTCCTGCAAGTCACGGTGATCGGCGGGGTAATGGTTTTTATCAAGGACTTTGTCACTTATGGCACAGGGCGCGTCATACACAGTGAGCGCTGACTGCATGGGCTCCACAACGCACAGGACCGGCAGAAAGGGTCTGTAATCCACAGTTTATAATCTAGGGATTACTGGGTTTGCAGCTGGCATGGCATCAGCCGGTGCTCCTTTAGAGAGCGCAGGGGACCCCTCCCCCACCCGTGGCcttaaacaaacccaaaccagGCTCCAATTCCCAAATCCCGCTCTTGGGTTTGAAGCACCAGGATGAAATGCAAAcaggaaagattttttttctttttcttcctttgtgtTCAATCTCTAAAAGGTGCCACCAGGTTAGTTGCTTATGAAGCTTATGGAGAAAGGGGGAAAGTCCGACACAGCTTCCGAGTCACTTCTGAGAGGTGCGCCTCATTGTGCTGAATGTCCCTTCTTATTCCGGCGAAATCCCAAACCGAGTGACAGTCGCAAAAGTTTCATACAGAAAATAGGTCAAACCAGCATTGCTGATGTAATCCAGTGgttcttcttttcctctgtcTGACTCTAACCTGGTTTTTTTGATCCTCCTTCTAATCTCACACTGTCGAGTCACTCGTCGAGTTGAACCTAACACGTCCACAAGCACACGATGAGCTGATgggagaaataaacagaagacaTCTTGCAGTGCACagggaaacatttttattgattaaatgTCTGATTGTATCCATCCATTGATCCAGTTTATTATCTGTGGTCAGTCTTCCTTCTCTCCCCGTGATATTCCCCGATCCTGAGGGATGCCAAGGCTTTCCCAGGCCAGAGGGAATATATATAACATACATATACCCTCTCCAGTGAGTCATGGATCTGCCCCAGGTTCTCCTTCCAGTGGGATCTGAATCAGAAGCCAGAGAACCACCTCAGCGGACTCCTTtggacgaggaggagcagctgatggCGGGGTTCTCCCCTAACACCCTCCTTTCTTTTTAGTATTTGTATTTTGGGTctcgttttttttaaagacatgatccaaacctcacgagggttggaatgtagtcGGCCCAGTAAATgaagagcttcaccttttggctcatttcatttttacGTGTGATCATTTCTAATTGATCCGTTTTGGATTAACTGATCCACTTTAGTCTTTTCACTTTGAGCTTGATTCTTGAAAATCCCACCAGCTGAGTGCGTAGAGCCAGCAGGTTAATGGTAGTCAATAGGTGAGTAGCATGACTGGATATGAAAAAAAGGAATCTAATCTGGAGAAATCTAAATATCGTACACCTGTCTAATTCACAATCCATTCAAAAAGAGTTTTGCACCTCAAACTGCAGTGCCACCTAAAAtttctcatttaaatattttaggcaTGCTTTTAGAGAAAAGCCTCTGCCTCATGAGACAGACCAAACAGCCAACGATGCACAAAAACTGGAGCTAAACCCATCTTCTGCACATCTTTAGTGAATCAGGCCCCTTGAATATTTAGGGAGTCTTTTACCACTCAGCTAAAGACTGTgagggaaataataaaaactaaggAAGTTTTCCCCTTTAACCCTTTACTGACTGAGACAGAGTCTTAGTGCTGCTGCGGGATGAAGGAAGATGGAGCCAGCAGagacccttttttatttaatccctTGTTGGCACCGCCGAACACACGCTAATACAAGCTTATCTCTCACTGGAGACAATTACTTTTGTGATTCACTGTTCCCATCGGAATAAATGAGATGGAGATGATCCTCTGAAGTCTTTGTAGTAGCCTTGATTTGTGTTAAGGGCTTGGATGCTTCCTTGGCCCAAAAGGCTCTTAGAACCAACAGAAACGGGCTCTTCTTCAAACTCAGATGTGAATAATAGATTTctttcccccccaccccccgccgTGTGTGTACATTCAGATGCCCGTGGCTGGCTTTGAACATCTGCCCTGCTGTGCCACCATGCTGTGCCGTCCTTTTCCTGTTCGTGCTCGCCAACTTCACCATGGCGACGTTTATGGATGCCGGGGTGCTTCCTGTGGGTCAGTAATCCCCAAAAAGTTGCGTCACGCTTCGAGCCGGACACTTTGTTCTGAAATGGCTTTGTTTTCAGAGTTattctcttctctctctctctttttttacaaatatattttaagctGGAGAGGACGAGGATAAGGACGACGAGTTCCGCGCCCCGCTGTACAAGAACGTGGAGGTGAAGGGCGTCCAGGTGCGGATGAAGTGGTGCGCGTCGTGCCACTTCTACAGACCTCCCCGCTGCTCCCACTGCAGCGTGTGCGATCACTGCGTGGAGGTAAGAGCAACGGGACGCAGCATCGACACTTTTACCTGTGGGCGAAAAACAAATACGGACAAACGTGGGGAACAAAATCAGGGGGAGGGGGGATTGTGTGATTGGGATTAGTGAAAGTAATTAGAGAGCCTGGGAGGCCAAAATGAGAAGAGCTCATGAGTGACTAGAGTTGGAGATTTTGATGAAGGAGTGATGGACGGAGAAATATCTCATTATTCAGGTAAATCCTCCGTTTAAAGACGATTTGGAGGAGGTCTCAGGCAGTAAACtccatttagaaataaagtggaTTTTCCACCACGAGTACTTGAATTTCATCTGCAacatttttgattaaatctgACAGTGTTTCTGCATCCCCGCCCCCCCATCCCCAGGATTTTGACCATCACTGTCCGTGGGTGAACAACTGCATCGGGAGGCGAAACTACCGCtacttcttcctgtttctgttgtcGCTCACCGTTCACATGGTCGGCGTGTTCACCTTCGGCCTCATGTACGTCCTGCACCACGTGGACGACTTGTGGAAGCTGCACTGCCTCGTCACGTATCCTTGgaacctgtctctgtctctgggTTGCCGTGATCGATGCGATTAAGAAGCAGTTTTccttatcagttttttttttgtttgtcgtTTTCTAGTTTGGTGGTGATTAGCATATCAGGATTGTTTCTTATCCCTGTCTTGGGTCTCACTGGGTTCCACTTGTACCTGGTGTCCAGAGGTCGCACCACCAACGAACAAGTGAGTGGTTTCCAACCACAgaactgtctctttaaaatAAGACTTTGCTAGATTTTGGATTTCTTTACCTATTCGCATATAAAAATGgctcaaaaagtttaaaagggaaatgaaataaaataataaaacaatgagttgaacactatcataaaacactccagcggtccatttctctgatttgaaacgttaatgacttgttttttagCGTTTTGTGTCAAAACCCCGAGgtggggtgattgtgtgggcggagttacctcctcaGGTTTGTGGCGTAGTCGGTGCTGCGGCCAGCTGTGGCTAACAATAATACCGGTTTGAAAACCCATCTGGTCTGAAGGGATGCTGTCAGAAATTCAAACCacaaaaaggcagcaggtgGAGGTCGGACAGTGTTTAGCGGGAGGAGGTGGTTCTTCAGCCTTTTCACCAGGaactaaactaaccacatccatccaactttcttgtcttttgggaagctgaagaaggacacagctgttgtagttttcggtcagtttacacaattaattgcaacagCCCGAATCATTTCAGGCGGCacagcagtggttagagctgttgcctcacagcagggAGGTCGCAGGATCGCTTCtcgacctggggcctttctgggtggagtttacatgttctccctgcgcTCATGTGGGTTTATTCTGGGTAGTCCTTTTttctctcacagaccaaaaacatgcatgttaggttcattggtaagtcttaaactgtccctaggtgtgagtgagagtgtgaatggttgtttgtctttatgtgtccctgtgatggacttgtgacctgtctagggtgtcccccacctctcgcacagtgactgctggagacaggcaccagctccctgcgacccggaatgaagaagcgggtaaagaagatggatggatggatgaagcaTTTCACCCCCACATTATCTGTATTTGCTGTTTCCTGCCTTGTCGGCGTTCCTGAGTTTGCCTCTCAATACGTCAGACTTCtgagtgatcacagaaaatagCCAAAGAGAGCCCTGTAATTTTTTCGATCttttataattaattttaaattagtgtcaatttttaaaaatgccagaCTCtaaaaaacaagcaccttttatgactttcttttgatttatgttagcttcacaacacttttcatttaccctttaaaacactttttattaatGGCCGCTGCCATGAATTGAAGGTGGGCaactttaaaagacacaaaagtgACTATATagaagtcaattttacaaatattgacctaaaacttgttgtggtagcagctgagactgatccgtaacacatattctgagcaccaacagattgtGCTAGGTCTTTGTTTCAAAACGTTCCATTAATTATTTGGTGTCAACTCTGTTagtctgttaataaaatatgtaatgacccactgaacagatttaaatgaaacattcaggaaatatttactggatgtacttctacaactgattagattttggaggtaatccaattcaagatggccaccgcagccaactgactttcaaaaacacaacagtggctataattcagtccattttattgatattgagctaacatttgttgtggttgtagctgagcatcattcatAACATACTGCAATGTGCTGctcattgcatgagatctttgcttgaaaCCTCAGcataaactgttggagtcaaccctgtttgtctgttaacagattatctcatgaaccactgcatggactttaatgaaactttcaaaaaaataatagctGGATAGAAATCTACAAATTATTAAGTTTTGGGCTCaatctattttaaaatggccgccacagcagaTCAGCATTAacccaacacagaaatggccataactcagtcaattttacaaagaCTGAGCTtgaatttggtatggtagtagctgagagtcgttcccaacGCATACCCTGAGCGTGTCGTCTCCTGATAACAAATGAGATTgctattttcaaagtttaaaccaaaattaattttgtcatttctcaacatgatatgatcttagtctaaatctctgccatttaaggaatgttagatctataattttcagtttttagtatTTAGTGTGAGAGcataaaaaatggacaaatgaaggacaaaaaaaaaaaaaaaaaagaaaagcagaactaAAATATCATTTTGAAAGATTAAGAAAGCCAGGCTCCTTAGAAGCAGCTTACTTTTGCacgctttttaaaaaattatgaaatatgTACAGCTGCACAGTATTAACGTTTATCTGTATATGTCTTATAGGTGACCGGGAAGTTTCAAGGAGGAGTAAACCCTTTTACACGAGGTTGTTGGAACAACATGGAGTACCTGGTCTGCAGTCCCATTTCACCAACGTaagaaacccttttttttcctcccccctgTATGATCTGCATCTGTCGGTGTCGGCAGCTTTGCAACATCACTGACGGATACGTTTTCCACTCCCTCTGTCCTCGGAAACCAGTTACACGGTGAGGCCCTGGAAGAGAGCGGCCGTTCGCGTTCAGCCTCCGTTCCTGAGGCCGGAGCTCGACCGACAGATGGCAGCGAAAATCCGGGACAACGGGACTCACAGTCTGGCTCTACAAAATAAAGTACGCTTGAATATTTTTCACATCCTCTACGAGCTGTGGCCTCAGCTGCCGAGGAATAGGAGATCTATCGTGCCTCTgttctttatttcctttctcGCCAGCGACCCTCGGCTGGAGCTGTGGAGCTGTCAGAcatcaaacagctgaaaacgcCGCCACCGCTGCCTCCGAAACCAGACCGCAGTCTGCTGAAAAGCCAGGTTGCTGTCTCGGACGGTATGGTGACACTACACAGGCAAAAAGAAGCCTTTATAACTAGAATCGGCATGCTGTCCCATGTTTCAGTGGGGATGgaaggtttaaaacaaagtgatgaAGAATAACCAAGAATGTTGGGGAAAAACAAGCAGGCTTACAGCACCAGATGTGGATTATTCACCAGCTGCTAGTAGTTAATTATTAATGCATCTCTATATTAAGACATTAATTAGACCTTACGTAGAAATTTATTTGTGAGCTGTAGAAAGATATAGTTATGTTTAATCGTATTAGGCTGTGCGGTTTTTCCTGCATCCACACTAATTCGTTTATTTCTGCATTAAAGGTGTCGTTTCCGCGATGTGTGCAGGTTTTTCTATACGTTTGCGAATGCAAGCGGTTAATCACAAGATGACCTCCTTTTCAGATATGGGACACCACACCAAATCCATCATTCCCGTGTCTATTCCCACCGTGCCACAGCTGCGGCCGGTCCTGGAGGCCATATCCAGAGACTCGTCACCCATTCCCCCGGAGCAGGTGGGTTTTCCTTCAGCTGTGTGTGCTGCTTGATACGGACAGGAGCCTAATGGTTTGATGGGTGCtgattgttttgtgttgtgttgctcAGCTGCTGAAGGCGTCCGATCAGCAAGCCGGCAGCAGAGGAGTTCCTGACGTCTCCTCTGGGTCTAAAGAAAGCCCCGCGAGAGGCAGCCATCAGGTCCAACCTCTCCTCCAGCCCTCTGGCTCGCTGCAGCTCAACTCGCTGCCACTCAACTCCCGTTCGCTCACTTTAAAACACAGCAGTCGCCACGGCAGCAAGTCCCAGCTGCTCCTGATGCACGCCGATGGGCTGGGGTCTAATCTCGCCGCGGGGATCATCTCCACTTCTGGTCTGCTGGCCAGCCAGTGCAGCAGCAGTGTCAGCCCCTCCTATGATAACCTCATCAGCCCTGCAGACTCTCAGTTCTTGGCTCAAAGAGGCGCCCCGTCGGTGAGCTACCACTCCCACTTCATGTCACTGGGCACAGATGGGACGGCGCCGCGTCCAGCCCCTCACAGCTACAGCCCCGTGTTCATGGGAGTTGCCAGACATTCCCCTCAGCCTCGAGACTCATCTCCTTCTCTGCAGGGCCTCACTTCAAGGGACCCCTCGCCCTCCTACCAGGGCTTCCTTCAGAGAGACTCTTCTCCCGGTTTTCAAGGGCTGATTCCGAGAGACCTCCAAACCCAGAGCATAACGTCGCGAGACATTCCCCCTCCCGGCGCGGCGAAGCGAGAAGCAACCTGCCATGGGCTTCCAGACAGCCTCCGGGATCTAATCCCGCAGGACATGACACTCCCCAAGTCCGCCGCTGCCCGATACGACAACTTCTCCAAAACCATCATGGCTTCCATCCACGAGAGGCGGGAGCTGGAGGAGCGGGAGAGGATGCTCCGCGTCCAGGCCAGATCCCAGGCTCTGTACGGCCCGGATGTGGGGATCTATGACATCCCCAGCAGGAGGAGTCTGCCTCCAGACAACGTTCGACCCTCGGGGTCCCGTGGGCCAACTCCCCCAGCCTATGGCTCCAGGGAGTTTCTGATGAGTACTGGTATTCTGGGTTATGGCCTGAGGACGTCgcctctctccagctcctccacgtCGTCTCTGACTCGTGGCCCCAAAACGTCCAGCTCCCCcctgcagagcagcagcagcagcctgcagaGCAAGGGCAGGTCCTCGTCTCCGGCCTACCTCCATCCCGAGAGGCAGGCCCAAGGCCACTCGTCCTCCTCCACGTCCACCCTGCCACGTTTGCCAACCAACACGTATCCCGCGCCCCCGTACACTTCCTACCCCACAGCGAAGCGCTCCTCGCTCCCTTTCCCCTCCGAAGGGAAGGAGTCGGTCGCTCTTGGGACCCTGAAATAAAACGTATTCCCACGTTTCGAACGGTGCAAGTGAATCATCTATGCAGTGTTAGCCTCAGTCTTCACAGCTCCaaaatctttttgtaaataagagGCCATTTGGGGCTTTCCTGCGTGGGAAGACGTGCggaagacaaaacacacacttagaaaaaaacaaaacaaaactgtaaatctCAGGATATCTTTGCCCTCTCCTACAGAACGAGGGGGCAGCTTTGACTCAGTTAAAGTTGAAGAGCTAAACTCAGAATACAAACGTTATCTGTTTGCTCGTGTGTTTCGAGGTTGTGAAAACGCTACTTCCTCTGGTTTGTCTtattccaaaaacaaacaaacaaacaaaaaaacaaatccttgaTTATCAAAAATTTTGTAGTTGTTTATATGAATAAacttattttgtaattttcacGTCTGTTTTGATGTCATTTTGTCCCGTGAACGACTCGAAAgcaagaagagaagaaaatataATCCAAGGCCAAAATGAAAACTGCctcaagattaaaaaaaaatctgctaatTTATGTATCCATTTATAGCAAAATTGTAGT
Above is a genomic segment from Kryptolebias marmoratus isolate JLee-2015 linkage group LG14, ASM164957v2, whole genome shotgun sequence containing:
- the zdhhc8a gene encoding palmitoyltransferase ZDHHC8 — protein: MEPPKPSAFIPVCTAVCLLLGSTSMFFVFTCPWLALNICPAVPPCCAVLFLFVLANFTMATFMDAGVLPVAGEDEDKDDEFRAPLYKNVEVKGVQVRMKWCASCHFYRPPRCSHCSVCDHCVEDFDHHCPWVNNCIGRRNYRYFFLFLLSLTVHMVGVFTFGLMYVLHHVDDLWKLHCLVTLVVISISGLFLIPVLGLTGFHLYLVSRGRTTNEQVTGKFQGGVNPFTRGCWNNMEYLVCSPISPTYTVRPWKRAAVRVQPPFLRPELDRQMAAKIRDNGTHSLALQNKRPSAGAVELSDIKQLKTPPPLPPKPDRSLLKSQVAVSDDMGHHTKSIIPVSIPTVPQLRPVLEAISRDSSPIPPEQLLKASDQQAGSRGVPDVSSGSKESPARGSHQVQPLLQPSGSLQLNSLPLNSRSLTLKHSSRHGSKSQLLLMHADGLGSNLAAGIISTSGLLASQCSSSVSPSYDNLISPADSQFLAQRGAPSVSYHSHFMSLGTDGTAPRPAPHSYSPVFMGVARHSPQPRDSSPSLQGLTSRDPSPSYQGFLQRDSSPGFQGLIPRDLQTQSITSRDIPPPGAAKREATCHGLPDSLRDLIPQDMTLPKSAAARYDNFSKTIMASIHERRELEERERMLRVQARSQALYGPDVGIYDIPSRRSLPPDNVRPSGSRGPTPPAYGSREFLMSTGILGYGLRTSPLSSSSTSSLTRGPKTSSSPLQSSSSSLQSKGRSSSPAYLHPERQAQGHSSSSTSTLPRLPTNTYPAPPYTSYPTAKRSSLPFPSEGKESVALGTLK